In Nymphaea colorata isolate Beijing-Zhang1983 chromosome 3, ASM883128v2, whole genome shotgun sequence, a genomic segment contains:
- the LOC126409881 gene encoding probable sphingolipid transporter spinster homolog 3 codes for MKLLSGATLFGAVFCFCSFLSPKLYGFVILFSIGELLVFATQLLSGATLFGAVFCFCAFLSPKLYGFVILFSIGELLVFATQAPVNYVCRHCVKPSLRPLSMAMSTVSILIFGDVPSSPLVGVLQVCVGLILSCNYQFVLTAFMS; via the exons CTTCTCTCTGGTGCAACTTTATTTGGAGCTGtattttgcttttgttctttcttgtcACCCAAGTTATATGGTTTTGTGATCCTTTTCTCAATTGGCGAGTTGCTTGTTTTTGCAACACAG CTTCTCTCTGGTGCAACTTTATTTGGAGCTGTATTTTGCTTTTGTGCTTTCTTGTCACCCAAGTTATATGGTTTTGTGATCCTTTTCTCAATTGGCGAGTTGCTTGTTTTTGCAACACAG GCTCCTGTGAACTATGTGTGCCGTCATTGTGTCAAACCCAGTTTGAGACCACTCTCGATGGCCATGTCTACTGTCTCCATCCTTATTTTTGGAGATGTGCCCTCATCACCACTTGTTGGTGTTCTTCAGGTTTGTGTCGGTTTAATTCTTTCATGCAATTATCAATTTGTTCTGACTGCATTTATGTCTTAA
- the LOC116251387 gene encoding molybdopterin biosynthesis protein CNX1 isoform X4 produces the protein MRAGELIGTAEIGLLATLGVMAVKVYPRPVVGVLSTGDELVEPATRNLNCGQIRDSNRAMLLAAAMQQQCKVLDMGIACDDSEDLEKIFDTSISSKVDIILSSGGVSMGDKDLVKPLLEKRGKFYFGKVLMKPGKPLTFVEITVDSTMGRSPKKILAFGLPGNPVSCIVGFHLMVVPAIRCLAGWANPNLERVSARLEKPIRTDPVRPEFHRAIIRWQSNDGTGHPGFVAESTGLQTSSRLLSMKAANCLLELPATGTTLPAGTCVQAVVIADISNFHACVMPDHASSLCNKKNRVASSVGSELTIEQIQDAKVKVAVLTVSDTVASGSGPDRSGPRAVSVITSLSERLGGASVVATAVVPDEVDKIKEILQRWSDVEKVDLILTLGGTGFTPRDVTPEATKCLIEKETPGLLHVMMHDSLKVTPFAMLSRAAAGIRGSTLIINMPGNPNAMAECITALLPALPHAFKQLKGDKREKHPRHVPHANAEPTDVWEQSYKSASAGSGGCPCSH, from the exons ATGCGGGCAGGTGAGCTGATTGGCACTGCTGAAATTGGTTTGCTTGCCACCTTGGGTGTGATGGCAGTCAAG GTCTATCCAAGACCAGTAGTTGGAGTTTTATCTACTGGTGATGAACTTGTGGAACCTGCAACTCGAAACCTTAACTGTGGCCAG ATCAGGGATTCAAACCGTGCCATGCTGCTGGCAGCTGCGATGCAGCAGCAATGTAAAGTGCTAGATATGGGTATTGCTTGTGATGATTCAGAAGATCTTGAGAAGATTTTTGACACCAGTATATCTTCCAAAGTTGACATAATTTTGTCTTCTGGGGGTGTTTCAATGGGGGATAAGGATTTGGTCAAGCCTCTGCTGGAGAAAAGAGGAAAGTTCTATTTTGGCAAG GTGTTAATGAAACCTGGGAAGCCATTAACTTTTGTGGAAATTACTGTTGATTCAACAATGGGAAGGTCACCAAAGAAGATTCTTGCGTTTGGTTTACCTGGAAATCCTGTGAGTTGCATAGTTGGTTTCCATCTTATGGTTGTTCCAGCAATTCGTTGTCTGGCTGGATGGGCAAATCCAAACCTTGAAAG AGTATCAGCGCGTCTGGAAAAACCAATTAGGACAGATCCTGTCCGTCCAGAATTTCATCGTGCCATTATTAGGTGGCAGTCCAATGATGGGACTGGCCATCCAGG TTTTGTTGCGGAAAGCACTGGTTTACAAACAAGTAGTCGTCTTTTAAGTATGAAAGCTGCAAATTGTTTACTAGAATTGCCAGCAACAGGCACTACACTTCCTGCTGGAACATGTGTTCAAGCTGTTGTAATTGCGGATATAAGCAACTTCCATGCATGTGTGATGCCAGATCATGCATCTTCCTTATGTAACAAGAAGAACAGGGTTGCCAGCAGTGTGGGAAGTGAACTAACAATCGAACAAATCCAAGATGCAAAGGTCAAGGTTGCTGTTCTTACTGTGAGCGATACAGTCGCATCTGGGTCAGGTCCTGATCGTAG TGGCCCAAGAGCAGTTTCTGTTATAACTTCCTTATCAGAAAGGTTGGGGGGAGCAAGTGTGGTTGCGACAGCAGTTGTCCCTGATGAGGTGGATAAAATTAAAGAGATTCTGCAAAGATGGAGTGATGTTGAGAAAGTCGATCTGATACTTACTTTAG GTGGAACGGGCTTTACTCCCAGAGATGTTACACCTGAAGCAACAAAATGTTTGATTGAGAAAGAGACCCCTGGTCTCTTGCACGTAATGATGCATGACAGTCTGAAG GTTACTCCATTTGCTATGCTCTCTCGTGCTGCAGCAGGAATAAGAGGATCAACCCTG ATAATCAATATGCCAGGAAATCCAAATGCAATGGCAGAATGCATAACTGCGTTACTCCCTGCACTTCCACATGCATTCAAGCAGTTGAAAGGAGACAAGAGAGAGAAGCATCCACGTCATGTTCCTCATGCAAATGCAGAGCCAACAGATGTGTGGGAACAAAGTTACAAATCAGCATCTGCCGGCTCTGGAGGTTGCCCTTGCTCCCATTGA